The following proteins come from a genomic window of Nostoc sp. ATCC 53789:
- a CDS encoding DUF2288 domain-containing protein yields MSDLKAELTEILDEAEWEWLIPHVQRDAVILVAPELNLVDVGVAIASDNIPSVEQWIDKQLITKPTTVQVGEWNLERSKRFNTLIVQPYVLVKEIVAA; encoded by the coding sequence ATGTCGGATTTAAAAGCGGAATTGACAGAAATTTTGGATGAGGCAGAGTGGGAGTGGCTAATTCCTCATGTACAACGAGATGCAGTAATTTTGGTAGCACCAGAGTTAAACTTGGTGGATGTTGGAGTAGCGATCGCCAGTGATAACATTCCATCAGTAGAACAGTGGATTGATAAGCAATTAATTACCAAACCCACAACAGTACAGGTGGGAGAATGGAATCTTGAGCGCAGTAAGCGATTTAATACTCTCATCGTTCAGCCTTACGTTTTGGTGAAGGAAATAGTCGCTGCTTAA
- a CDS encoding endonuclease MutS2, whose amino-acid sequence MIESETLELLEWHRLCQHLATFAATKLGATAARHLKIPDSQTQSEQLLEQTKEVYQLESRLTTGLSFEGIQDIGDSLERAERSGVLAGEELLAIATTLAGARSLRRVIDNQEDLPILTELVADLRTYPELEQEIHRCIDERAQVTDRASQKLGEIRTDLRRLRSQITQKLQNILQAKSGAVQEQLITQRSDRFVIPVKAPQKDAIPGIVHDTSTSGATLYVEPNSVVPLGNQLRQIIRREQAEEETIRRVLTEQVAAVKPDLERLLAIATTLDMATARSRYSFWLGANPPRFIQREDKEIITLRNLRHPLLVWQQQHEQGQPVVPVDLLINPLIRVVTITGPNTGGKTVTLKTLGLAALMAKVGLFVPAREPVEIPWFDKVLADIGDEQSLQQSLSTFSGHIRRISRILEALGNGESGSENGEKEIPNPQSLVLLDEVGAGTDPVEGSALAIALLQYLANHAQLTIATTHFGELKALKYEDERFENASVEFDESTLSPTYRLLWGIPGRSNALTIALRLGLKPEVVEEAKIQVGEATDEVNQVIAGLEAQRRRQETKAAEAQSLLQQAERLYKEVSAKAASLEERESSLRASQEIAVQQAIAQAKGEIAQVIRRLQKGTPTAQEAQQATNALNQIGQQYQPATPAKPKAGFMPKVGDRVRIPKLGQIADVITAPDEDGELSVRFGLMKMNVKLQDVESLDGQKPEPVVKAKPAPAAVSPPPPAVPEIRTSKNTIDLRGKRVADAEYILDKAISEATGPVWIIHGYGTGKLRQGVHAFLQQHPRVNNYEPAEQADGGTGVTVAHIK is encoded by the coding sequence TTGATCGAATCTGAAACCTTAGAATTATTAGAATGGCATCGCCTTTGCCAGCACCTTGCCACCTTCGCGGCAACTAAGCTGGGGGCGACAGCTGCGCGTCATCTGAAAATACCCGATTCTCAGACCCAAAGCGAACAGTTGTTAGAGCAAACCAAAGAAGTCTACCAACTGGAAAGTCGCCTGACTACGGGACTGTCATTTGAGGGAATTCAAGATATTGGCGATTCCCTAGAACGGGCAGAACGCAGTGGAGTTTTGGCAGGAGAGGAACTGTTAGCGATCGCCACCACCCTCGCGGGTGCTAGAAGTTTGCGCCGTGTCATCGACAATCAGGAAGATTTGCCAATACTGACTGAGTTAGTTGCCGATTTACGGACTTATCCAGAACTAGAACAAGAAATTCACCGATGTATTGATGAACGGGCCCAGGTAACTGACCGCGCGAGTCAAAAACTGGGAGAAATTCGCACAGATTTGCGGCGATTACGCAGCCAAATTACCCAAAAGCTGCAAAATATCTTACAGGCAAAATCTGGGGCAGTTCAAGAACAGCTAATTACTCAACGCAGCGATCGCTTTGTCATTCCCGTAAAAGCACCGCAAAAAGATGCCATCCCCGGTATTGTTCACGACACATCTACTAGTGGCGCAACCCTTTACGTAGAACCGAATTCAGTAGTACCTCTAGGCAACCAACTGCGGCAAATCATCCGAAGAGAGCAAGCGGAAGAAGAAACGATTCGCCGCGTTTTGACGGAACAAGTCGCCGCAGTCAAACCAGATTTAGAGAGATTGTTAGCGATCGCCACCACTTTGGATATGGCAACCGCTAGATCCCGCTATAGTTTTTGGCTAGGAGCGAATCCCCCGCGATTTATCCAGCGTGAAGACAAGGAAATTATCACCTTACGGAACTTACGACATCCTTTGTTAGTGTGGCAACAACAACATGAACAAGGGCAACCAGTAGTTCCTGTAGATTTGCTGATAAATCCGCTAATTCGGGTTGTAACCATTACCGGGCCAAATACTGGCGGTAAAACTGTAACCTTAAAAACTTTGGGGTTAGCAGCATTGATGGCCAAAGTGGGTTTATTTGTCCCCGCCCGCGAACCAGTGGAAATTCCTTGGTTTGACAAAGTGCTGGCAGATATTGGCGATGAACAATCCTTACAGCAAAGTTTATCCACATTCTCTGGTCACATCCGCCGAATTAGTCGGATTTTAGAAGCATTGGGAAATGGGGAATCGGGAAGCGAAAATGGGGAAAAGGAAATACCCAACCCCCAATCGCTCGTTTTACTTGATGAAGTCGGCGCAGGAACCGATCCAGTTGAAGGAAGTGCCCTAGCGATCGCCTTGTTACAATATCTCGCTAACCATGCCCAGCTAACGATCGCCACTACTCACTTCGGGGAACTAAAAGCCCTGAAATACGAAGATGAGCGGTTTGAAAACGCCTCTGTAGAATTTGACGAAAGTACTCTCTCGCCTACTTACCGTCTGCTGTGGGGCATCCCCGGACGTTCTAACGCTCTGACAATTGCCCTGCGCCTGGGATTAAAACCAGAAGTGGTAGAAGAGGCGAAAATCCAAGTGGGAGAGGCCACAGATGAAGTCAACCAAGTGATTGCTGGCTTAGAAGCCCAACGCCGCCGCCAGGAAACCAAAGCAGCCGAAGCCCAAAGTTTGTTGCAGCAAGCGGAACGCTTATACAAAGAAGTATCCGCAAAAGCTGCAAGTTTGGAAGAGAGGGAAAGTAGTTTGCGGGCTTCACAGGAAATAGCAGTCCAACAAGCGATCGCCCAAGCAAAAGGTGAAATTGCCCAAGTGATTCGTCGCTTGCAGAAAGGTACGCCCACAGCGCAAGAAGCCCAGCAAGCCACCAATGCCTTGAATCAAATTGGCCAGCAATATCAGCCAGCAACCCCAGCAAAACCAAAAGCTGGGTTTATGCCCAAAGTAGGCGATCGCGTCCGCATTCCAAAATTAGGACAAATAGCAGATGTGATCACCGCCCCCGATGAAGATGGCGAGTTAAGCGTTCGCTTTGGGCTAATGAAGATGAACGTGAAGTTGCAAGACGTAGAATCTCTAGATGGTCAAAAACCCGAACCAGTCGTTAAAGCCAAACCAGCCCCAGCAGCAGTAAGCCCCCCACCGCCAGCTGTCCCAGAAATTCGGACTTCCAAAAATACCATCGATTTGCGTGGTAAACGGGTAGCTGATGCCGAATACATTTTAGATAAAGCCATTTCGGAAGCTACAGGCCCAGTCTGGATTATTCACGGGTACGGTACTGGGAAACTGCGACAAGGAGTTCACGCATTTTTGCAACAGCATCCCAGAGTGAACAACTACGAACCAGCAGAACAAGCAGATGGCGGCACTGGTGTTACCGTTGCTCACATAAAATAA
- a CDS encoding Uma2 family endonuclease, whose translation MLLELNQLIVRAGHQLLIKDVSWSAYKRILAELGDNRSSRIGYSQGVLEIMAPLPEHEVAKVIIGDLVKVLLEELDLEFWSLGSTTFDKESMDAGVEPDDCFYIKNEAIVRGKDRINLEIDPPPDLAIEIDITSRTRFNNYQNLRVPELWRWNGRKLEINVLFNGKYIESNTSSIFTNLPIHQVIPEYLMLSKTNGRNATMKGFRAWIRQQINSPI comes from the coding sequence ATGTTACTTGAACTCAATCAACTAATTGTTAGAGCCGGTCATCAGTTGTTGATTAAAGATGTCTCCTGGTCGGCATACAAACGCATTTTAGCAGAACTAGGAGACAATCGCAGTTCGCGGATAGGTTACAGTCAAGGGGTGCTAGAAATAATGGCTCCATTGCCAGAGCATGAAGTAGCTAAAGTTATTATTGGCGACTTGGTAAAAGTTTTATTAGAAGAACTCGATCTGGAATTTTGGAGTTTGGGTTCTACGACTTTTGATAAGGAAAGTATGGATGCTGGAGTAGAACCCGATGATTGTTTCTATATCAAAAATGAAGCTATAGTTAGGGGCAAAGATAGAATAAATTTAGAAATTGACCCACCGCCAGATTTGGCTATTGAAATTGATATTACCTCCCGTACTCGTTTCAATAATTATCAAAATTTGAGAGTACCGGAACTGTGGCGATGGAATGGAAGAAAACTGGAAATAAACGTGCTGTTCAATGGTAAATATATAGAATCAAATACCAGTTCTATTTTTACTAATCTCCCTATTCACCAAGTAATTCCCGAATATTTAATGCTAAGTAAAACCAATGGTAGAAATGCGACAATGAAAGGATTTCGTGCATGGATAAGGCAGCAAATTAATAGCCCGATTTAG
- a CDS encoding ATP-grasp domain-containing protein, whose amino-acid sequence MKVYIQKDSEGEFASINFFIAYDSFRKMGWEIISFTKGESFTDLKPENVVVGYIDAFYSSLKKLNITCPVEINYPPELQEFLGRKIWKSKINYIASHPEEWNIFIKPAYASKKFTGRLVRSTKDLISCGDEFEDTEVWCSEPVNFLAEWRCFVRYQKIIDVRIYKGDWRATFDYRVIEKAVEAYKSAPNGYAIDFGCTEKGETLLVEVNDGYSLGSYGLFPLDYAKLLSARWAEITGTKDYCDF is encoded by the coding sequence ATGAAAGTTTATATCCAAAAAGACTCTGAAGGTGAATTTGCTAGTATCAATTTTTTTATTGCCTACGATAGTTTCAGGAAAATGGGCTGGGAAATTATTTCTTTTACTAAAGGAGAATCCTTTACGGATTTAAAACCAGAGAATGTTGTGGTTGGATATATTGATGCGTTCTATTCATCTCTCAAAAAATTAAACATCACTTGTCCAGTTGAAATTAACTATCCACCAGAATTACAGGAATTCTTAGGTAGAAAAATCTGGAAATCAAAAATTAATTACATTGCCAGTCATCCAGAAGAATGGAATATCTTTATTAAACCTGCTTATGCTTCCAAAAAGTTTACAGGTAGATTAGTACGAAGCACTAAGGATTTAATTAGTTGTGGCGATGAGTTTGAAGATACTGAAGTTTGGTGTTCTGAACCTGTAAATTTTCTTGCAGAATGGCGGTGTTTTGTCAGGTATCAGAAAATTATTGACGTGAGAATCTATAAGGGAGATTGGAGAGCCACTTTTGATTATAGAGTTATTGAAAAAGCAGTAGAGGCTTATAAATCTGCTCCAAACGGTTATGCGATTGATTTTGGTTGCACCGAAAAAGGAGAAACATTGTTAGTTGAAGTAAATGATGGATATTCTTTGGGTTCGTATGGGTTATTTCCCCTAGACTATGCCAAATTACTATCAGCGAGATGGGCAGAGATTACAGGTACTAAAGACTATTGCGATTTTTAA
- a CDS encoding DUF3038 domain-containing protein, which produces MLKVMHSAANSATPNSQWEDLIKLPAPNTVQWDNIKTQLDLVLLALETLTGIGSEAMLSAATDLNLESRVPDRVALWRLRQSNPLRKGQGGRKKLDVEEARSLVLIICYLAKQHQELIRRAVGLLEQMAENNREPHQAALLGDYIDAFCNTYQERMEEDEKISTDLLTNLALKLLVDLLFYSAPGGHRRLWLALIDGSTKF; this is translated from the coding sequence ATGCTAAAAGTTATGCACTCGGCCGCCAACTCAGCCACGCCAAATTCTCAGTGGGAGGATTTAATCAAGCTTCCAGCCCCAAACACAGTCCAATGGGATAATATCAAAACCCAATTAGACTTGGTGCTGTTGGCGCTAGAAACCTTAACTGGGATTGGTTCAGAGGCTATGCTTTCGGCGGCAACTGATCTGAATTTAGAGTCAAGAGTGCCAGACCGCGTAGCTTTATGGCGACTGCGCCAATCAAATCCCCTACGTAAAGGTCAAGGAGGGCGAAAAAAGCTAGATGTCGAAGAAGCGCGATCGCTTGTTCTGATCATCTGCTACTTAGCCAAACAGCACCAGGAATTGATTCGCCGCGCTGTCGGTCTGTTGGAACAAATGGCAGAAAATAACCGGGAACCTCACCAAGCTGCCTTACTTGGAGACTATATTGACGCTTTTTGCAACACCTACCAAGAGCGGATGGAAGAGGATGAGAAAATCTCAACAGATTTGCTTACCAACCTGGCACTAAAACTGCTTGTAGATTTACTTTTTTACAGCGCCCCTGGTGGACATCGCCGTCTCTGGCTAGCACTTATAGACGGTTCGACAAAATTTTAG
- a CDS encoding DUF4335 domain-containing protein, which translates to MPLSNSVIRRYTPPTCTLEVFAQSSPLSRWMGKTVLKHLSFELRFDDPRLPEEHRVPIRGDREQLEALCDAVTNYVQQFLQQSPESFWVSFSGTQESSTAMGEPELKSSTKTLNSFSTQFPGANIRLEPSSYLTHNLFLGSLTNHSSGPVIKLTLLQLFDLASALDEYSTDVMALPTLNSTSSTLRFPAWAPVAAVLVLGIGFLPVTWQYANSIRGKEQQTAKTSDPAAVKTALEPSTSLNFPTPEPGIIPPSDNLLGSTPPLSTSTLPQAPLTAPNSSFSAPQPLFPNNALTTTQSKTATLPSNRAIPSLRDATRSLLPRSGTASLPNSPSSKIPGQQIAIVPNLAQNPTGSNPQPGTLPQLRNLPPRLSSNSGSLPTNISPVLPPSLESIPNNNRGNTPALNSQQLDERINSLQQPSTGEKPASQLPSSRTAENNPFIDQLGDARKTPKSTEVATGTLFDTPQVAEAREYLKKRWQPPTGLGQTLEYSLIVSVDGTVERIFPLNKAAREFVDSTGMPEVGKPFVSANTRGQDVRIRVVLSPDGKVQTFPDE; encoded by the coding sequence ATGCCTCTATCAAATTCTGTAATTCGTCGCTACACACCACCTACTTGCACGCTAGAAGTATTCGCCCAAAGCTCGCCTCTGTCCCGTTGGATGGGGAAAACTGTCCTTAAACACCTAAGTTTTGAACTACGCTTTGATGATCCCCGGCTCCCAGAAGAACACAGAGTTCCAATTCGGGGCGATCGCGAGCAACTTGAAGCTTTATGTGATGCAGTCACAAACTACGTACAGCAATTCCTTCAACAGTCTCCAGAAAGCTTTTGGGTAAGTTTCTCCGGTACCCAGGAATCAAGCACAGCAATGGGTGAGCCGGAATTAAAGTCCTCAACAAAAACATTAAATTCCTTTAGCACCCAGTTTCCTGGGGCAAATATCCGCTTAGAACCAAGCAGCTATTTAACTCACAACTTATTTCTCGGTTCTCTTACCAACCACTCATCTGGCCCCGTAATTAAACTCACTCTGCTGCAATTATTCGATTTGGCAAGTGCTTTAGATGAATACTCAACTGATGTTATGGCACTCCCAACTCTCAACAGCACGAGTTCGACTCTGAGGTTCCCTGCCTGGGCACCTGTTGCCGCAGTATTAGTGTTAGGTATAGGTTTCTTACCAGTTACTTGGCAATATGCTAACAGCATTAGGGGAAAGGAACAGCAGACAGCCAAAACATCAGATCCAGCAGCAGTAAAGACTGCCTTAGAACCTTCAACTTCACTAAACTTTCCTACGCCTGAACCTGGAATTATCCCTCCATCGGATAATTTGCTAGGTTCCACTCCTCCACTTTCCACATCTACTTTGCCCCAAGCACCTTTAACAGCCCCTAATTCTAGTTTTTCTGCACCGCAACCTCTATTTCCCAATAATGCACTGACAACAACTCAGAGCAAGACTGCAACCCTTCCTAGTAATCGAGCGATACCTTCTCTGCGAGACGCTACGCGTAGCTTGCTTCCACGAAGTGGTACGGCGAGCTTACCTAACTCACCATCAAGTAAAATTCCAGGACAGCAAATAGCCATAGTACCAAATCTTGCACAGAACCCTACAGGGTCAAATCCCCAACCTGGAACTCTCCCTCAGTTGCGAAATTTGCCACCCAGACTATCTTCTAACTCAGGCAGCTTACCAACTAATATCTCACCAGTTCTCCCTCCGTCTCTTGAGAGCATCCCCAATAATAATCGTGGCAATACCCCTGCACTAAACTCACAACAGCTAGACGAAAGAATCAATTCCCTACAGCAACCTTCTACTGGAGAAAAACCCGCTTCACAACTTCCTTCGTCTAGAACTGCGGAGAACAATCCATTCATCGACCAATTAGGAGATGCACGCAAAACCCCTAAATCCACAGAAGTGGCTACTGGTACATTATTTGATACACCTCAAGTAGCAGAAGCTAGAGAATACCTCAAAAAGCGTTGGCAACCACCTACTGGGCTAGGACAAACATTAGAGTACAGTCTGATAGTCAGTGTTGACGGCACAGTTGAACGAATTTTTCCTCTTAATAAGGCAGCAAGAGAATTCGTTGATAGCACTGGGATGCCTGAAGTTGGTAAACCTTTTGTTTCCGCCAATACACGCGGACAAGATGTCAGAATTCGAGTTGTTCTCAGTCCTGATGGTAAGGTACAGACTTTTCCAGATGAATAA
- a CDS encoding YiaA/YiaB family inner membrane protein, whose amino-acid sequence MQTIGTQKDSPAWVIQTWAAFVISISMTSFGIVNLPVNGWVKGFMGMGMAFSVGSTFTLAKTTRDLHENRRLTARLDEAKVEKLLSQHDPLNFK is encoded by the coding sequence ATGCAAACAATTGGTACTCAAAAAGACAGTCCAGCTTGGGTTATTCAAACTTGGGCAGCTTTTGTGATTTCTATTTCTATGACCAGCTTCGGCATTGTAAACTTACCTGTAAATGGTTGGGTCAAGGGCTTTATGGGTATGGGTATGGCTTTCTCTGTTGGCTCAACTTTTACGTTGGCGAAAACTACTAGAGACTTGCATGAAAATAGAAGATTAACCGCTAGGTTAGACGAGGCTAAAGTAGAAAAATTACTTTCACAACACGATCCTCTAAATTTCAAATGA
- a CDS encoding ferredoxin: protein MADFLPSPEEQEDNRSGLEPELGGFLRDAPERSGLEPELGGLLRQNGVYVDEITCIGCKHCAHVARNTFYIEPDYGRSRVVRQDGDAEEIIQEAIDTCPVDCIHWVDYTELKNLEAERKYQVIPVVGYPVEQAVAASERRRKKQKLKTKKSRY, encoded by the coding sequence ATGGCTGATTTTCTGCCGTCGCCGGAAGAACAAGAAGATAACCGTTCCGGTTTGGAACCAGAATTAGGGGGTTTTTTACGGGATGCCCCAGAACGTTCTGGTTTAGAACCGGAATTGGGCGGTTTGCTACGCCAAAATGGTGTTTATGTTGATGAAATCACCTGTATTGGTTGCAAACATTGCGCTCATGTTGCACGTAACACCTTTTATATTGAACCAGATTACGGGCGATCGCGCGTGGTTCGGCAAGATGGAGACGCTGAAGAAATTATCCAAGAAGCAATTGATACTTGCCCGGTTGATTGTATTCACTGGGTTGATTACACTGAATTGAAAAACTTAGAAGCAGAGCGCAAATATCAAGTAATTCCCGTAGTGGGTTATCCGGTAGAACAGGCCGTTGCTGCTAGCGAACGTCGGCGTAAAAAGCAAAAGTTAAAGACAAAAAAATCTCGTTATTAA
- a CDS encoding DUF1257 domain-containing protein, which produces MSHFSQIKTQIRNLDSLKDALTELGVDWKPGPREVRGYRGQTHPAEVSIEQENGYDIGFRWNGKEYELVADLQYWQQDLSVDGFLRQVTQRYAYQTVVKETARVGFQVSEQQKNEDGSIRLVVQRWSA; this is translated from the coding sequence ATGTCACACTTTAGCCAAATTAAGACTCAAATCCGTAACCTTGATTCTTTGAAAGATGCTTTGACTGAATTGGGCGTAGACTGGAAACCTGGCCCACGCGAAGTCCGTGGCTATCGCGGTCAAACCCATCCTGCGGAAGTTAGTATTGAGCAGGAAAATGGCTATGACATCGGCTTTAGATGGAATGGCAAGGAATATGAATTAGTAGCTGATTTGCAATATTGGCAGCAAGACCTTTCTGTGGATGGATTTTTGCGCCAGGTAACACAGCGCTATGCTTACCAAACAGTTGTGAAAGAAACCGCTCGTGTTGGTTTTCAAGTCTCTGAACAACAAAAAAATGAAGATGGTTCCATTCGCCTGGTAGTACAGCGCTGGAGTGCGTAA
- a CDS encoding DUF2997 domain-containing protein gives METLEFIIYPDGRVQEKVTGIVGASCAEVTAAIEAQLGQVLNHEPTSEYFAAKLQQSNVANTHTTYSEW, from the coding sequence ATGGAGACATTAGAGTTCATAATCTATCCAGACGGTCGGGTACAAGAGAAAGTCACTGGTATTGTGGGTGCTTCTTGCGCTGAGGTTACAGCAGCAATAGAGGCACAATTGGGGCAAGTACTTAATCATGAGCCAACCTCAGAATATTTCGCCGCGAAGTTGCAGCAATCTAATGTGGCGAATACGCACACCACTTACAGCGAGTGGTAA
- a CDS encoding saccharopine dehydrogenase-like oxidoreductase: protein MSTANILSAIRIGVLGFGGLGQAAAKVLAAKQEMVLVAAADQKGYAYAAEGLNTQECIATYQSQGSVGYLEPVGTLTNQSIEDVIKIAQPVDGYFLALPNLPNDFIPSVAKEFIKSGWRGVLVDAIKRTTAVEQLLAMKEELQAAGITYMTGCGATPGLLTAAAALAAQSYAEIHQVEITFGVGIANWEAYRATVREDIGHIPGYTVETARAMTDAEVEALLDKTNGVLTLKNMEHADDVMLEVAGICDRDRVTVGGVVDTRNPKKPLSTNVKVTGRTFEGKISTHTFTLGDETSMAANVCGPAFGYLKAGRQLHQRGIYGIFTAAEIMPQFVR from the coding sequence ATGAGTACAGCAAATATCTTGTCAGCGATACGTATAGGAGTACTAGGTTTCGGTGGACTCGGACAAGCCGCCGCCAAAGTACTTGCTGCTAAACAGGAAATGGTTTTAGTCGCAGCCGCAGATCAAAAAGGTTACGCTTATGCTGCTGAAGGTTTAAATACTCAAGAATGCATTGCAACCTATCAGTCCCAAGGTTCAGTAGGTTATTTGGAGCCAGTTGGTACATTAACAAATCAAAGTATTGAAGATGTAATTAAAATAGCTCAACCCGTGGATGGGTATTTTCTGGCTTTACCCAACCTACCAAACGATTTTATCCCCTCTGTAGCGAAAGAGTTTATTAAATCTGGTTGGCGTGGGGTGCTAGTGGATGCAATTAAGCGCACCACTGCTGTAGAACAATTACTGGCGATGAAAGAAGAACTACAAGCCGCCGGGATTACCTATATGACAGGCTGCGGTGCTACACCCGGATTGTTAACCGCCGCCGCCGCATTAGCAGCCCAAAGCTACGCCGAAATTCATCAAGTCGAAATTACCTTTGGAGTGGGAATTGCCAACTGGGAAGCTTACCGCGCCACTGTTCGGGAAGATATTGGGCATATCCCTGGTTACACAGTGGAAACCGCTAGGGCGATGACTGACGCAGAAGTAGAAGCACTACTAGATAAAACTAATGGCGTGCTTACCTTGAAGAATATGGAACACGCTGATGATGTGATGCTAGAGGTAGCGGGAATTTGCGATCGCGATCGCGTTACTGTTGGTGGTGTAGTCGATACTCGCAATCCGAAAAAGCCCCTCAGCACCAACGTTAAGGTAACAGGACGCACCTTTGAAGGTAAGATTTCCACCCATACCTTTACTCTAGGAGATGAAACCAGCATGGCAGCTAATGTCTGCGGCCCTGCCTTTGGCTATCTCAAAGCTGGTAGACAATTGCACCAACGTGGCATCTATGGAATATTCACTGCTGCTGAAATTATGCCCCAATTTGTGAGGTAA
- a CDS encoding type II secretion system F family protein, with the protein MPTFVARVRDSQGKSRTEKIVAESLVQARTNLRDQGFVIQELKQFQGFQPNFDLKKIQNSFVKVSVKDKAVFSRQFAVLMNAGVAIVRSLGVLSEQCSNTKLKQALIEISNDVQSGMNLSESMRKHPDCFDGLYVSMIQAGEVGGVLDEVLNRLAKLLEDVARLQNQIKSALSYPSVVGFIALAIFLGMTIFLIPVFAKIFTEIGTELPPLTQFLMDASLFLRSPKVFVLIAALIGAKIGFTQYGKTPVGRLTIDRFSLKMPLFGDLIQKSAVARFSRTFGSLTRSGVPILTCLEIVRDTSGNVVIANAIDTARIEIQQGGMISIALQKDSVFPAMAIQMISIGEETGELDGMLMKVADFYEDEVEQAVKAMTSILEPVMIVFVGGMVGTILLAMYLPMFKVFEKLG; encoded by the coding sequence ATGCCAACCTTTGTTGCCCGTGTTCGGGATTCTCAAGGAAAATCTCGAACAGAAAAAATTGTTGCCGAATCCTTAGTACAAGCTCGTACTAATCTGAGAGATCAAGGTTTTGTAATCCAAGAACTCAAACAATTTCAAGGATTTCAGCCAAATTTTGATTTAAAAAAAATCCAGAATTCCTTTGTTAAGGTTTCTGTGAAAGACAAAGCCGTTTTTTCGCGTCAATTTGCTGTTTTGATGAATGCGGGAGTTGCGATCGTTAGAAGTCTAGGGGTACTTTCTGAGCAGTGTAGTAATACTAAACTCAAACAAGCCCTAATTGAGATTAGCAACGATGTGCAAAGCGGAATGAATCTTTCAGAGTCAATGCGGAAGCATCCTGACTGCTTTGATGGATTATATGTGAGTATGATTCAAGCTGGCGAAGTTGGTGGTGTTCTAGACGAAGTATTGAATCGTTTAGCCAAGTTGTTAGAAGATGTTGCCCGCTTACAAAACCAAATTAAATCAGCATTGTCTTATCCAAGTGTTGTAGGTTTTATCGCACTTGCTATCTTTCTCGGTATGACCATTTTTCTGATTCCCGTTTTTGCGAAGATTTTTACAGAAATTGGAACTGAATTACCGCCTCTAACGCAATTTTTGATGGATGCTAGTCTATTTTTAAGAAGTCCGAAGGTTTTCGTGCTTATCGCTGCTCTTATAGGAGCAAAAATTGGCTTCACACAATACGGTAAAACTCCTGTTGGTCGCTTAACAATTGATCGTTTTTCTCTCAAGATGCCGTTGTTTGGTGACTTAATTCAAAAATCTGCGGTTGCCCGCTTTAGCCGAACTTTTGGTTCTTTGACTCGTTCAGGTGTACCGATTTTAACTTGCTTAGAAATTGTCCGAGATACATCAGGAAACGTAGTTATTGCCAATGCGATAGACACAGCCCGTATAGAGATTCAACAAGGAGGTATGATTAGCATTGCTTTACAAAAAGATAGTGTTTTCCCGGCTATGGCAATTCAAATGATTAGTATCGGAGAAGAAACTGGAGAATTAGATGGAATGTTGATGAAAGTTGCCGATTTCTATGAAGATGAAGTCGAGCAAGCAGTAAAAGCAATGACCAGTATTTTGGAACCAGTTATGATTGTATTTGTAGGGGGAATGGTTGGAACCATTTTACTAGCAATGTATTTACCTATGTTTAAGGTATTTGAAAAGTTGGGATAG